In Cheilinus undulatus linkage group 14, ASM1832078v1, whole genome shotgun sequence, a genomic segment contains:
- the glrx5 gene encoding glutaredoxin-related protein 5, mitochondrial: MNSLIRLSARCLRSGAQVCLPRQGNGLVWSGSARFLSASADLQKDLGEMVKKDKVVVFMKGTPAQPMCGFSNAVVQILRMHGVDDYAAYNVLEDQDLRQGVKDFSNWPTIPQVYFNGEFVGGCDILLQMHQNGDLVEELKKLGISSALLDAEKESK, encoded by the exons ATGAACAGCCTAATCAGACTCAGTGCCAGGTGTCTACGGTCCGGGGCTCAGGTCTGTCTGCCCAGACAGGGTAACGGACTTGTTTGGTCCGGCTCGGCCCGGTTCCTCAGCGCTTCGGCGGACCTCCAGAAAGACCTTGGTGAGATGGTGAAGAAGGACAAAGTGGTGGTGTTTATGAAGGGGACACCGGCTCAGCCCATGTGTGGCTTCAGTAATGCAGTAGTCCAGATCCTCCGGATGCATGGGGTAGACGACTATGCTGCCTACAACGTGTTGGAGGACCAGGACCTCAGACAAG GAGTCAAGGACTTCTCCAACTGGCCCACGATCCCCCAGGTGTACTTCAACGGAGAGTTTGTGGGAGGCTGTGACATCCTGCTCCAGATGCACCAGAACGGAGATCTGGTGGAGGAGTTAAAGAAGCTGGGGATCTCCTCAGCACTGCTCGACGCCGAGAAGGAATCCAAGTAG
- the prkrip1 gene encoding PRKR-interacting protein 1 homolog: MAAPTQKNNKPGKPGGKEAQPLIIAKTPAEEQRLKLERLMRNPDKLAPIPDRPKEWNPRAPPEFVRDVMGSSAGAGSGEFHVYRHLRRREYQRQDFLDKMAEKVKEDLDYLDKVEQNKQEAEERTAKRRKKRDKLKQKKLMAKKAKLEAQNKKDDDDKSSDSSEEEQAEEEREAEDDAEAPSFVMGKK; encoded by the coding sequence ATGGCGGCTCCCACGCAGAAGAATAACAAGCCGGGGAAACCTGGAGGAAAAGAGGCTCAGCCTCTGATAATCGCCAAAACTCCGGCTGAGGAACAGCGTCTGAAGTTGGAGAGGCTGATGAGGAACCCGGACAAGCTTGCTCCCATTCCCGACCGACCGAAAGAGTGGAACCCCCGGGCTCCTCCCGAGTTTGTCCGGGACGTGATGGGCTCCAGCGCCGGGGCAGGCAGCGGGGAGTTCCACGTTTATCGGCACCTCCGTCGCAGAGAATATCAGCGACAGGACTTTCTTGACAAAATGGCAGAGAAGGTGAAAGAGGACCTGGACTACTTGGACAAAGTGGAGCAAAATAAACAGGAAGCTGAAGAGCGGACGGCGAAGCGCAGGAAGAAGCGGGACAAGCTGAAGCAGAAGAAACTGATGGCAAAGAAGGCGAAACTAGAGGCCCAAAACAAGAAAGATGACGACGACAAAAGCTCAgacagcagtgaagaagaacaagcagaggaggagagagaggctgaGGATGATGCTGAGGCTCCTAGCTTCGTCATGGGAAAGAAATGA